The Flavobacterium marginilacus genome window below encodes:
- a CDS encoding alpha/beta hydrolase, with protein MGAVQKFYKNRSLGILLYLFSAVSFQSLHAQYLKGLTNVRDTSYTTASAFKKTLKDFPNCTIVPVIHFDFVKQKKDIVYCSYGKRKMKLDVFFDINEKRKQTAVIIIHGGGWRSGNRQQHHPMAQKLASLGYVCFTPEYRLSTEALFPAAIYDLKTVIRWVRENADQYNIDPNQIAVLGFSAGGELASFLGTTGNMPLFEGMVTNSNSLSQVNAVVDIDGTLSFVHPESSEGDDSKKMSAGTYWFGYSKKENPKLWEAASPLSYVGAATPPTLFINSSVARMHAGRDDYRKVLNENGIYSEVHEFENSPHSFCLFNPWFDPTIQYIDGFLKQVFTK; from the coding sequence ATGGGAGCAGTTCAGAAGTTTTATAAAAATCGAAGTCTTGGAATACTATTGTATCTGTTTTCTGCAGTTTCCTTTCAAAGTTTACATGCTCAATATTTAAAAGGACTGACTAATGTAAGAGATACTTCTTATACAACTGCCAGTGCTTTCAAAAAAACATTGAAAGACTTTCCTAATTGTACCATCGTTCCCGTAATACATTTTGATTTTGTAAAACAAAAAAAGGATATTGTTTACTGCAGTTATGGAAAACGGAAAATGAAGCTGGATGTTTTTTTTGATATAAATGAAAAGAGAAAGCAAACCGCAGTTATCATTATTCATGGTGGCGGCTGGCGTTCTGGAAACAGACAGCAGCACCATCCAATGGCACAAAAACTGGCAAGTTTAGGGTATGTGTGTTTTACTCCAGAATACCGTCTTTCTACCGAAGCGCTTTTTCCGGCTGCTATTTATGATTTAAAAACAGTTATTCGCTGGGTTCGTGAAAATGCTGATCAATATAATATCGATCCAAATCAAATAGCTGTATTGGGATTTTCAGCAGGGGGCGAGCTTGCTTCTTTTTTGGGGACAACTGGAAATATGCCGCTTTTTGAAGGTATGGTGACAAACTCTAATTCGTTATCGCAGGTAAATGCTGTTGTCGATATAGACGGTACTTTGTCTTTTGTTCATCCAGAATCGAGTGAAGGTGATGACAGCAAAAAAATGTCGGCCGGAACATATTGGTTTGGATATTCAAAAAAAGAAAATCCGAAACTTTGGGAAGCAGCTTCGCCATTGAGTTATGTCGGTGCAGCTACGCCACCAACATTGTTTATTAATAGTTCGGTAGCGAGAATGCATGCTGGCCGTGATGATTATAGAAAGGTTTTGAACGAAAATGGTATTTATTCTGAGGTTCATGAATTTGAGAATTCACCGCATTCTTTCTGTCTTTTTAATCCTTGGTTTGACCCGACAATTCAATATATAGATGGTTTTTTGAAGCAAGTTTTTACTAAATAG
- a CDS encoding TetR/AcrR family transcriptional regulator, which produces MRTRDTNKEELVRQKAIEMLVKMGIEGFGMNRLAKECSVSVATLYIYYTDKDDLIKKIGVGIGQNFFNEMIKDFSPDMPFKEGLRKQWENRARHTIKHPLDVACWELLSHSSYRDCILEKSVLNFKTIMGDFLKNAIDKKELTCMSKEVFWSIAYGPLYTLLRFHNEGKNMAGTPFKLTKEATEEAFELVIKALTPQKV; this is translated from the coding sequence ATGCGGACAAGAGACACAAATAAAGAAGAGCTGGTCAGACAAAAAGCTATAGAAATGCTTGTAAAAATGGGTATTGAAGGTTTTGGAATGAATCGTTTGGCCAAAGAATGCAGTGTATCAGTGGCTACTTTGTATATCTATTATACAGACAAAGATGATCTGATAAAGAAAATTGGTGTAGGAATTGGCCAGAATTTCTTTAACGAAATGATTAAAGATTTTTCTCCTGATATGCCATTCAAGGAAGGCTTGCGAAAACAATGGGAAAACAGGGCACGCCACACCATAAAACATCCGCTTGATGTTGCCTGTTGGGAACTTTTGAGTCATTCCAGCTACAGAGACTGCATTTTGGAAAAAAGCGTACTCAATTTTAAGACTATAATGGGTGATTTTTTAAAAAATGCTATTGACAAAAAAGAATTAACCTGTATGTCCAAAGAGGTATTTTGGAGCATTGCCTACGGTCCGTTATACACTTTACTCCGTTTTCATAATGAGGGCAAAAATATGGCAGGCACACCTTTCAAACTAACGAAGGAAGCTACCGAAGAAGCATTTGAATTAGTAATAAAAGCATTGACACCACAAAAAGTTTAA